The region CCTCAGGAACGACATCTATATCGCCGTCTTCACGATGGCGCTCCTCGTCGCCCTCCTCTACTATTTCGAGCGGCACAAGATGCGGTATGCGCTGCTCGCCGGGGCGGCGATCGGTCTTGGGATGTCCGCAAAGGAGAACATGCCGATCATCGTCCTGATCTTCGGAGTTTACCTCCTCTATCTGATCTGGACGCGGAAGGTGCGGCTGCCGGCCCACTGGGTCAGGGACTTTGCGCTCGGCGCCCTCGTCGTGGTCGGGATCATGGCGGTCTTCTACTCATCGTTCGGCGCCCATCCGGAGGTGCTCCTCGATGGATGGCTCCGGGCAATCGAGCACTGGACCTCCATGCACCAGATGCAGCGCCTCGGGGGGCCGCCGTACTTCTACCTCCTGCTCTTCATCCTCTACGAGGTGCCGATCCTGATCCTCGCTATCGTTGGGGTTCTGCAGTTCCTCGACCTCCGCGGCGCCGTCACCCGCTGGAGAGAGCGGAGGACACTGCATGATGATGTGCCGGGGGTTGCAACCCCGCCCGGAGATTCCGGAGAGGGTCCGGCGGTAGAGGAATCACCGGAGGCTGCAACCCTGCCTGTGGAACACGGGACGGCAACTGAGAACGAACCGAAGGCACAGAGATGGATAGACCGGCTCCGGGGAATCGTTACAGGCGGCGATAGGGGGTTCCAACCGGTCGACCGACAGAAAGAGTTCGCACGGTTCGCCATCTTCTGGATGCTCCTCTCGCTTGCGGCCTACGCTTACATCGGCGAGAAGGTGCCGTGGCTGATCCTCCACCAACTTCTGCCCATGATCTTCGTTGCAGTCTATGCGATGACGACGAAAAAGGCGGTCATCGCCGTCGCGGCGAGTATCTTCCTGGTCGTCATGACATTCCATGTGGCGTTCACCCCGGCGGACATCAACGAACCCATCGTGCAGGTGCAGAACTCCGAAGACCTGCGGGAGGTCTTTGCGAAGATCGATGCCGCGGACCGCGTGGCAGTCGCGAGCGACTCATACTGGCCGCTGCCCTGGTATTACCGGGGCGAAAGAGCCTCGAAACTCTCTTACTATAGCCAGAAGGTAAGCGAGCCGACAATATACGGTGGAGATTTCGACCTCGTGATCACCCAAGACGCCGATACGTATCCGACCTTGGACGGCTACACGAAGGCGACCTCTCGGCTGAACTACTGGTTCTCGTACGAGGAGAACAAGGATAGGCTGCTTGAGTACTACTTCCTACGGGACGGGAAGGTGGGGAGCAGAAACCTCGAGGTCTTCTCGAGGGTCCCCGCCGGGCCGACCGCGTAAGGAACCTTTCAATTCGTTTTGAACTCGGGCCCGGCCGCCCTTACCCACCGACAGGGCAGGTGCCGGGATCGGTTCCCTTGTCGGGCTTCCCGGGACTGTGGACCGTGGTGGCCTATACATCTAGCGGGGCTCGAACGCCTACTGTGCCACCAGGCCTACTGCGCACCGCCAGGTGCGCAGGCTGAGGGAAAGCCGTGCCCGGGGCCACAGGCGGAGGGATAGTCTGGGCCCTGGCCTTCCCCGGGCCTGTCCCCAGGTTCATCCCTAGACACTGGACCGTGGCGGCCAGCGCACCTGACGGTGCTCGAACGCCCGCTGTGCCACCGGGCGTTTATCGCATCCGGGGGAGGGGACAGGGGAGGGGGGTGGGCTCCCCTCCCCGCAGGGGGACACGGGTCAGTTCCTCCCGCCCCCCACCCCGCCCGCGCTTCGCGCTCCTCACTCATATCTAACGGTGCTCAAGCTCCGCTCCTGCCGGGAGCGTCGTTACTCGAAGACCTTCGGTCTTCTCACGCTCACTTCGGTCGACGACTCACAGCCTCGCGTGCTCGGTCTCCTTCCACATCGGAGAGGCCGCCCCAAACTCCTCCCGGTCTCCCCTCACCAGAGGAACTTCAGGACGGCTAGATAAACATAGGGCACGTATCAAGAGAGAAAAGAAAACCAAAACAGCAGGCACCGGTTGTGAGATACAACCGAAAATTGGGTGCGAAAAGAGGGTTTTTCGCCGAGCGTTATCCAAGCTCGTCCCAACCGGTCTTTCTCCGGTAGAGCACAATACCCGCGACGACGAGGACGACAACAACCCCAATACCGACATAGAGGAGAAGGTTACCGCCGAAGTTGAAGCCCTCCCCGATCTTCTCCCGGAGGGCGGTCGCCTCACCCAGTGCTTCGTTTGCTTTCGCCGTGCCGTCGGCCGCCTTCGAGCGTGCCAGCGGATAGTTGTTCGCATTCAGGTTATCCTTTGCCTGAGTGTAGAACTGGACGGCGCTCTCGCGCTTGGTCACGATGGAGACTACCTGCGGGTCGCCGCCCATGGAGCGGTTCTCGACGAAGTAGGTGATCAGGCCATCGAGGGATTCGAGCGTCGCGGCGGTGTTGGAGACTTCCTTCTCGGCCCATGCCTTGTCAAGGAGCGACTTCGCCTCGTCCATGTCTTTCGTGGCGGTGGCAAGGTATCCCGCCGCCTTCGACGGCCCTGCGGATGCAGCGTCATTGAGCGCCTTGCTGGCCTCATCGTACTTGGCCTGCGCGGCAGAGACGTCCACACCCTGTGAGGCTTTGTCGTCGATATCGGCCTTCAGGTCTTTGAGTTGCTGCTGCTGGGCGGAGAGCGAACTCTCGACCTGGTCCGGGTTCACGACATCGCGGGTCACGATATGTTCGTCGACGACCTCTTTGTCCTTAAGGTGCTGGATCCTCGTCACCTCGATCTTCCCGCTCGTGCTCGAGGGCACGGTGCCGTGCATGTCGACGACCAATTCGATCTTTCCCTCCCCGTACGAGAGTTCGAACTCGGTCATAACGGGGTAGTATCCACCCTTCGCGACCTTGTTGATCTCAATCCCGTCACGGAGGATCTTGAATTCCCAAGAGGGATTCTGCAGCCCGGTGCTGAACTCAAACGATTCATCGTTCGAATTAGAGCGGTCCATGCTGTAGGTTAGCACATAGTGCGCGGTCACCTTCTGGTTGGGTTCGAGGGCCCCACTCTCGGGGTTGATCTTCTCGGTCTTGACATTGAACGCCGATGCCGCCTGCACGACACAGATCAGTGCCAGCAGGAGGATGATCCATCTGCCGATATTTGCCTTCATAACGCCTCCTCACTCGAATAGCGGCTCTATGCCGTCGTCGAACATGTTAGAGCGTTTCTCCTTCGATTTGAGGACATCTTCCTTCGTGGATTTTGCAATCTCGAGGAGTTCGGTGATCCGGGGAGCGTTCCCGATAGTCGCGAGAACCACCACAGCTGCAACGTAGTCGCTCTGCACCGGGTAATCACCGCCACGCACCTCGACGCCGGCGATGTTCTCCTCCACCCAACTCTTCGACTTCTCCACGCCCTTCCGGTCCATCTCATCCGGCGGGCCCGCGAGGAGGACCAGCGCCCGTTCGGCCGTCGAGTAGTCGCACGGCAGGGTCAGGCGTCCGAGCATGGCCCGCCTGACGAGGGCTATGATCTTCGCCGACTTGTCCTCACCGGTCAGCACCTCCTCGGTCTTCTCCTTCTTCCGCAAGAGGCCGGAGAAGATCCCCTGCGACTGCTTCGTTCGGGGGCTGACCTTCTCGCTGATGGCATATCCGACGGAACTGATGCCGCCGCCGCGCAGGGTGTTGATGACCTCGCTTGAGTCCACGACCATCTCACCGACGCCCGCCTTGCCGACCTCCCCTGCACGGAAGAGCACGCCGAACCGGCGGACGATCTCGTCGTTCAGCCGCGTGTAGGCATCCTTGACGCTCTCTCCCTCGTTCTTCCATGCGCTGTTATCGAAAATAAAGGTGTTATCCGCCTCGTTCACCAGGGTGCTCAGGGAACGGGCCGCATTATACGAATAGAGCCGGCCTTCTTCAGGGGCAGGCAGGATGCCGATTGCATAGACAGGCTCCCGATAGATACGCTTTAAGTGCCGGGCAAGGACCGGTGAACCACCCGAGCCCGTTCCGCCGCCGAGGCCTGCGACGATGACGAAGGCATCGACATCGTGCGTGCCCCTTGAGTCGATGGCGTTGATGATGCTGTCGATCTCATCGGCGGTCACCCGAGCCCCGGTCACGTTATCGGTCCCGACACCGTGGCCCTTGACCACCGTCTGCCCGATGAGGAGCCGGTCCTTGAGCTCGATGTTCTTAAGCCCCATCAGATCGGTGCGTGCCGTGTTTACTACGATTCCTCTGAAATTCTGAGACTGCAATCGTTTATCCTGTTCTATGAACATATCGACGATTTTGCCCCCTGCTTGACCGAATCCTATGAAGAAGACCCTCATTCAGCTTCACACCCTCATATTAACTAATCAATAATATCGACGTTTATGTATAAAGACGTTGTATACTGTATTACCCAAAAATGTTCTTATAATTATCAGACGCCGTGGTGAGAAATGAAGATCTGCATTGTAGGGGGAGGTCTATGCGGTCTGGTCTCGGCTCTCGAACTCGCCGGAGCACACCAAGTAGATCTCTTCGAGCGAAGGCCTATTCCGGGCGGCTGTCTCGGTTCGTACCGGATAGGCGATTACTGGATCGAAGAGTACTACCACCATTGCTTCTCCGGCGATACCAGCCTGCTCGGCCTCCTCGATAGGCTCCAGGTGACCGACCGGCTGGAATGGCTCCGAGGATCCACCGGCTACTACGTCGACGGAACCATTCATCCGCTCACCACCCCGCTCGAGATCCTGCGATATCCTCACCTCACGTTCACCGAGAAGGCCCGCCTTGGTCTGCTGACCCTGCGTTCCCGGCGGCTCGATGTATCGGACCTCGACGGCATCACCGCAAAGGACTTTATCCTGGAGAACCTCGGCCCCGGCATCTACGCCTCGTTCTTCGAACCGCTCCTAAAGAGCAAGTTTGGGGAGCGCCGCGGCGAGGTCTCCGCAGCCTGGCTCATATCCCGAATTGCGATCAGATCGGACCGGGGCGCCGGGGGCGAGCGTCTGGGCTACCTGAAGGGGGGGTTCCAACACCTCATCGCCCGGCTCCAAGAAGAGGTGACGGGACGGGGCGGATCGGTCATGCTCGACTCTCCCATCAAAGAGATACGGCGAGAAGGCAAGGGTTGGCTCGTCGACGGAGAAGTCTACGACGCGGTCGTATCGACACTCCCCCCGCAGGTGACCGCGGACCTCACGGGTCTGGATATCGCCCCGGTCCCCTATCAAGGCGCCGCCTGCATGACCCTCGCACTCGACCGAGACGTCACCGACGGCATCTACTGGCTAAACATGAAGGATGCGGCTCCCTACGGTGCAGTGGTCTCGCACACCAACTTCGCCCCGCTGGAATGGTACGGGGAGCATCTTGTCTACCTTGCCTCGTACTTCACCGACCGGCTCCCGGAGGGCTTCGAGCAGTCGATGCTTGCTGACTTCTGCAGGCGGTTCTCCGTCAGCGAGGACGAGGTGCACTGGCACCGGCTTGCCGTCGACCCGTATGCGGGCCCGGTCTACACGACCGGACTCCGGGACCGCCTGCCCGCGTACGAAGAGCACGGCCTCTTCCTCGCCGGGATGTTCAGCCCCCCGAACTACCCTGAGCGGAGCATGAACGGCTCCATCGTCGCCGGAGAGGAAGTGGCGAAACGGGTTCTCGCGAGGTATCCGGATGCATGAGATCGAGGTGAGCGCTGTCCTCCCGGTCTACAACGATCGAGAGGCGCTCATGACCGCCGTACCGCAGTCGCTTGAGGTGCTGGAAGCAATCGCACCCGGGAGTTTTGAGTTAATCGTCGCCGAGGACGGGAGCAGCGACGGGAGCGCCGAGTTTGTCGGGGAGTGGGAAGCAAGAGAACCCCGGGTGCGCCTGATGCATAGCGACGAGCGGCTCGGGCGGGGCCGGGCGCTCAACCGTGCATTTGCCGGAGCGAAGGGGTCCATCGTCTGCTACTACGATGTCGACCTCGCCACCGATATGCAGCACCTTGCGGAACTTATCGGCGCCGTCCGCGACGGCTATGATATCGTAACAGGCTCCCGCCTCCTCCCCAAAAGCGACATCACTCGGAGCGGCGGGCGGGAGATCGCAAGCCGCGGCTACAACATGCTGGTCAGGATGGTCCTCGGGAGCTCGCTCCACGACCACCAGTGTGGGTTCAAGGCATTCCGCCGTGACCGTCTCCTCGACCTGCTTCCGTCGGTCTCTGCGGACCACTGGTTCTGGGACACCGAGGTGCTGGTGCGGGCACAGAAGAGGGGATACCGGGTCCGAGAGTTCCCCGTCAGGTGGCGGCAAGGGCCGGGGACGACGGTGCGCAGAAAAGACGTCGTCGAGATGGGATCGGCGGTTATAGCCCTTTGGTGGCGGCTCCATGTGGAAAAAGGCTAGCGCGGTCGCCATCCCCACTCTGATCGCAGTCGGGATCATCGTCTATATGCTCTACCGCGTATGGGACGACCTCCTGATAACGCTCGAGCACGCCGTAATACCCTTCCTCTTTGCGGCCATAGGGATATGCGCCGTAGCGTGGGTTCTCCGGGGGCTCCGGTACCGGTTCATCCTGCGCGGGCTCGACATCCATAAGAGCATCAAGTTCTCGACCGCCTGCATCTTCATCTCCCAGACGGCGAACCTCATCGTTCCCGCACGACTCGGCGATTTCGTGAGGATGCTCATCCTCAAGCACGAGGACGACGCCACCTACTCGCAGGGATTCTCATCCATCGTCGTCGAGCGTGTCTTCGACATCCTGATGATCGCGGTGCTCGGCGCCGTCGCCCTCCCGTTTATCCTGGCCGTCCTGAACGTTCCCGACTGGTTCACCACCGTCATTATCGTCCCGCTCGCCGCAGGAGGCATCTTCTTTGCCGTGCTCCTTGGGTCGGGCAGGATGAAGTCCGAGAACCGGATCGTCGTTGCCATCCAGAGAATGCTCGATGAGGTGAAGCAGGCCTCCCTCAATCCCAGGGCCCTCGCTACGCTCAGCGGATCCTCGCTCCTCATATGGCTCGTCGACATCTTGGTCTGCTTTGCGGTCGTCCTGATGTTCCAAGAACCGGTCCCGTTCGGCATCGTCGTCCTCGCGATCGTCATCGGCAACCTCGTCAAAGCGGTCCCGGTCACCCCAGGAGGGGTGGGGACCTATGAACTGGCGCTCGCGCTGACCTTCGGCCTTGCAGGGATGCCGGCGGCAACGGCGACGCTGATTGCGGTCATCGACCATCTGATCAAGAATATGGTCACGCTCGTCGGGGGCGTCGGGTCGATCTACTACTTCGGCGACTGGTCGATGGACATCTTAAAGAAGGTCTTCAGCAAGGAGATCAAGAAGGAGGAGACGTTTGGCAGGTGAGTTCGTCCTCTCGGTCCTGCTCTGGCTCGCGGTCGTCAAGATGCTCCAACTCGGCACGTGGCCGGTGCTCGACCGCACCCTCGGCAGGCTCTCGGCCGCCGCCGCATACCCGGCATCGGTCCTCCTCTTCACCTTGGCGTCTTGGTACTGCGGGCTTCTGGGCCTTCCGGTCTGGCTTGCCCTCCTGCCGTTCGTGGGTGCGATCGCCTATGCCGGGTCGCGGCGGTTCTACACGGTGGATCGCTTGCGTTCGACAATTCTCTGGGACCTCGCCTTCCTGATCCCCTTCCTCTTCATGCTCGAGGTGCGCTGGATCAACCCGACCATCTCCTATGCCGAGAAGTTCATGGACCACGCGTTCCTTGCATCGATCATGCGCCAGCCGATCGTCCCGCCGCTCGATCCTTGGTATGCGGGCGGAACGCTGGACGTCTACTACTACATCGGCTACTGGATGAGCGGGGCGCTCGGCCTTGCGGCCGGCGTGCCT is a window of Methanoculleus sp. 7T DNA encoding:
- a CDS encoding flippase activity-associated protein Agl23 codes for the protein MKAAVFTTRVRERLSFEGLFLLILLATIALRFYALDLKLFHHDEAIHAWFSYKLLTEGTYIYDPMYHGPFLYYTTAGIFSLLGDSDLVGRIIPALFGTVLVALVYPIYKLGYLDKKQALVAALFLAVSPNMVYFSRFLRNDIYIAVFTMALLVALLYYFERHKMRYALLAGAAIGLGMSAKENMPIIVLIFGVYLLYLIWTRKVRLPAHWVRDFALGALVVVGIMAVFYSSFGAHPEVLLDGWLRAIEHWTSMHQMQRLGGPPYFYLLLFILYEVPILILAIVGVLQFLDLRGAVTRWRERRTLHDDVPGVATPPGDSGEGPAVEESPEAATLPVEHGTATENEPKAQRWIDRLRGIVTGGDRGFQPVDRQKEFARFAIFWMLLSLAAYAYIGEKVPWLILHQLLPMIFVAVYAMTTKKAVIAVAASIFLVVMTFHVAFTPADINEPIVQVQNSEDLREVFAKIDAADRVAVASDSYWPLPWYYRGERASKLSYYSQKVSEPTIYGGDFDLVITQDADTYPTLDGYTKATSRLNYWFSYEENKDRLLEYYFLRDGKVGSRNLEVFSRVPAGPTA
- a CDS encoding tubulin/FtsZ family protein; translation: MRVFFIGFGQAGGKIVDMFIEQDKRLQSQNFRGIVVNTARTDLMGLKNIELKDRLLIGQTVVKGHGVGTDNVTGARVTADEIDSIINAIDSRGTHDVDAFVIVAGLGGGTGSGGSPVLARHLKRIYREPVYAIGILPAPEEGRLYSYNAARSLSTLVNEADNTFIFDNSAWKNEGESVKDAYTRLNDEIVRRFGVLFRAGEVGKAGVGEMVVDSSEVINTLRGGGISSVGYAISEKVSPRTKQSQGIFSGLLRKKEKTEEVLTGEDKSAKIIALVRRAMLGRLTLPCDYSTAERALVLLAGPPDEMDRKGVEKSKSWVEENIAGVEVRGGDYPVQSDYVAAVVVLATIGNAPRITELLEIAKSTKEDVLKSKEKRSNMFDDGIEPLFE
- a CDS encoding NAD(P)/FAD-dependent oxidoreductase; its protein translation is MKICIVGGGLCGLVSALELAGAHQVDLFERRPIPGGCLGSYRIGDYWIEEYYHHCFSGDTSLLGLLDRLQVTDRLEWLRGSTGYYVDGTIHPLTTPLEILRYPHLTFTEKARLGLLTLRSRRLDVSDLDGITAKDFILENLGPGIYASFFEPLLKSKFGERRGEVSAAWLISRIAIRSDRGAGGERLGYLKGGFQHLIARLQEEVTGRGGSVMLDSPIKEIRREGKGWLVDGEVYDAVVSTLPPQVTADLTGLDIAPVPYQGAACMTLALDRDVTDGIYWLNMKDAAPYGAVVSHTNFAPLEWYGEHLVYLASYFTDRLPEGFEQSMLADFCRRFSVSEDEVHWHRLAVDPYAGPVYTTGLRDRLPAYEEHGLFLAGMFSPPNYPERSMNGSIVAGEEVAKRVLARYPDA
- a CDS encoding dolichyl-phosphate beta-glucosyltransferase → MHEIEVSAVLPVYNDREALMTAVPQSLEVLEAIAPGSFELIVAEDGSSDGSAEFVGEWEAREPRVRLMHSDERLGRGRALNRAFAGAKGSIVCYYDVDLATDMQHLAELIGAVRDGYDIVTGSRLLPKSDITRSGGREIASRGYNMLVRMVLGSSLHDHQCGFKAFRRDRLLDLLPSVSADHWFWDTEVLVRAQKRGYRVREFPVRWRQGPGTTVRRKDVVEMGSAVIALWWRLHVEKG
- a CDS encoding lysylphosphatidylglycerol synthase transmembrane domain-containing protein, with the translated sequence MWKKASAVAIPTLIAVGIIVYMLYRVWDDLLITLEHAVIPFLFAAIGICAVAWVLRGLRYRFILRGLDIHKSIKFSTACIFISQTANLIVPARLGDFVRMLILKHEDDATYSQGFSSIVVERVFDILMIAVLGAVALPFILAVLNVPDWFTTVIIVPLAAGGIFFAVLLGSGRMKSENRIVVAIQRMLDEVKQASLNPRALATLSGSSLLIWLVDILVCFAVVLMFQEPVPFGIVVLAIVIGNLVKAVPVTPGGVGTYELALALTFGLAGMPAATATLIAVIDHLIKNMVTLVGGVGSIYYFGDWSMDILKKVFSKEIKKEETFGR